In Candidatus Afararchaeum irisae, a genomic segment contains:
- a CDS encoding thioredoxin family protein: MNDIDCRSKVTLIVHDWCLGCSETEEVWKSLRSRHGFSYETVEICTEYGRHLVDKYDITEVPTTIVDGEKVEGVPDEERATEMVRQVCEVDMEVEV; encoded by the coding sequence ATGAATGATATAGACTGCAGAAGCAAGGTCACCCTGATAGTCCACGACTGGTGTCTCGGCTGTTCGGAGACCGAAGAGGTATGGAAGTCACTCAGGAGTCGGCACGGATTCAGTTACGAGACCGTCGAGATATGTACGGAGTACGGGAGACATCTCGTAGACAAGTACGATATCACCGAGGTTCCAACGACGATAGTCGACGGTGAGAAGGTCGAGGGTGTCCCCGACGAAGAAAGGGCGACCGAGATGGTCAGACAGGTCTGTGAGGTGGATATGGAGGTAGAGGTTTAG